From the Pseudomonas sp. SORT22 genome, one window contains:
- a CDS encoding polyamine ABC transporter substrate-binding protein translates to MKKLGKTLLAVSLMGAMASAVQADDKVLHVYNWSDYIAPDTVAKFEKQSGIKVVYDVFDSNETLEAKLLAGKSGYDVVVPSNNFLAKQIKAGVYQELDKSKLPNWKNLDEDLLKAVGDASDPGNKHAFPYMWGSIGIGYNPEKVKAALGVDKIDSWDVVFKPENIAKLKSCGVSFLDAPTEMIPAALHYLGKPTNSTKKEDLKAAEDLFLSVRPSIGYFHSSKYISDLANGNICVAVGYSGDLEQSKARAHEAGDKVKLDYIIPKEGAGTFYDMVAIPKDAVNVEAAYKFMDFLMQPEVMAEITNAVRFPNGNKAATALVDKDISGDPSIYPPADVKKQLYAIADPGAKAQREITRSWTKIKSGK, encoded by the coding sequence ATGAAGAAATTGGGCAAGACGTTGTTGGCCGTGTCCCTGATGGGCGCCATGGCCAGTGCTGTTCAGGCGGATGACAAAGTACTGCACGTCTATAACTGGTCCGACTACATCGCACCAGACACCGTCGCCAAGTTCGAGAAACAGTCCGGTATCAAGGTCGTCTACGACGTCTTCGACAGCAACGAAACCCTCGAAGCCAAGTTGCTGGCAGGCAAGTCCGGTTACGACGTGGTGGTACCGTCGAACAACTTCCTGGCCAAGCAGATCAAGGCTGGCGTCTATCAGGAGCTGGACAAGTCCAAGCTGCCAAACTGGAAGAACCTCGACGAAGACCTGCTCAAGGCCGTTGGCGATGCCAGCGACCCGGGCAACAAGCATGCGTTCCCGTACATGTGGGGCTCCATCGGCATCGGCTACAACCCGGAGAAGGTCAAGGCGGCGCTGGGCGTCGACAAGATCGATTCCTGGGACGTGGTGTTCAAGCCGGAAAACATCGCCAAGCTCAAAAGCTGCGGCGTGAGCTTCCTCGATGCCCCGACCGAGATGATTCCGGCGGCGCTGCACTACCTGGGCAAGCCGACCAACAGCACGAAAAAAGAAGACCTCAAAGCCGCCGAAGACCTGTTCCTCAGCGTGCGTCCTTCGATCGGCTACTTCCACTCCTCCAAGTACATCTCGGACCTGGCCAACGGCAACATCTGCGTGGCCGTAGGTTATTCGGGTGACCTGGAGCAGTCCAAGGCTCGTGCCCACGAAGCCGGCGACAAGGTCAAGCTCGACTACATCATTCCGAAAGAAGGCGCCGGTACCTTCTACGACATGGTTGCCATCCCTAAAGATGCCGTCAACGTCGAGGCTGCCTACAAGTTCATGGACTTCCTGATGCAACCGGAAGTCATGGCCGAGATCACCAATGCCGTCCGTTTCCCGAACGGCAACAAGGCGGCCACCGCACTGGTGGACAAGGACATCTCGGGCGATCCGAGCATCTACCCACCGGCTGATGTGAAGAAGCAGCTGTACGCAATTGCTGACCCGGGTGCCAAGGCCCAGCGCGAAATCACGCGCAGCTGGACCAAGATCAAGTCGGGCAAGTAA
- a CDS encoding polyamine ABC transporter substrate-binding protein, translated as MSISVFRKAMLAGAGLTLAISVQAAPTVHIYNWSDYIGQTTLADFEKATGIKPVQDVFDSNETLEGKLLAGRTGYDVVVPSNHFLGKQIKAGAFQKLDKALLPNYANLDPALMKRLEKNDPGNQYAVPYLWGTNGIGYNVDKVKAALGTDKIDSWAVLLEPENIKKLSKCGVAFLDSADEMLPAVLNYMGRDPNSTNPKDYADAEKKLLAVRPYVTYFHSSKYISDLANGDICVAAGFSGDVFQAKSRAEEAGKGVKVAYAIPKEGGNLWFDMLAIPKDSKNVKEAHAFINYLLQPEVIAQVSDYVGYANPNPKAGDLMDQSVRTDAAVYPPQEVLDKLYVNSELPPKVQRLMTRSWTKVKSGK; from the coding sequence TTGTCTATTTCTGTATTTCGCAAGGCCATGTTGGCTGGAGCGGGTCTGACGCTGGCGATCAGCGTCCAAGCGGCGCCCACGGTGCACATTTATAACTGGTCCGACTACATCGGTCAGACCACCCTCGCGGACTTCGAAAAAGCCACTGGCATCAAGCCGGTGCAAGATGTCTTCGACTCCAACGAAACCCTGGAAGGCAAACTGCTGGCTGGTCGCACCGGCTATGACGTGGTGGTGCCGTCCAACCATTTCCTCGGCAAGCAGATCAAGGCGGGCGCGTTTCAGAAGCTCGACAAGGCGCTGCTGCCAAACTATGCGAACCTCGACCCGGCGCTGATGAAGCGCCTGGAAAAGAACGACCCGGGCAACCAGTACGCCGTCCCCTACCTGTGGGGCACCAATGGCATCGGCTATAACGTCGACAAGGTCAAGGCGGCGCTGGGTACCGACAAGATCGATTCCTGGGCCGTGCTGCTCGAGCCGGAGAACATCAAGAAGCTCTCCAAGTGCGGAGTCGCGTTCCTCGACTCGGCCGACGAGATGCTCCCGGCGGTGCTCAACTACATGGGGCGCGACCCTAACAGCACCAACCCCAAGGACTACGCCGACGCCGAGAAAAAGCTGCTGGCCGTGCGTCCCTACGTGACCTACTTCCACTCCTCCAAGTACATCTCCGACCTTGCCAACGGCGACATCTGCGTGGCTGCCGGTTTCTCCGGCGATGTATTCCAGGCCAAGTCCCGCGCCGAAGAAGCCGGCAAGGGCGTCAAGGTGGCCTATGCGATTCCCAAGGAAGGCGGCAACCTCTGGTTCGACATGCTGGCGATCCCCAAGGACTCCAAGAATGTCAAAGAGGCCCATGCCTTCATCAACTATTTGCTGCAGCCTGAGGTAATTGCCCAGGTCAGTGATTACGTCGGTTACGCCAACCCGAACCCCAAGGCTGGCGATCTGATGGACCAGAGCGTGCGAACCGACGCAGCGGTTTACCCACCGCAAGAAGTGCTGGACAAGTTGTACGTCAACTCCGAGCTGCCTCCCAAGGTGCAACGGTTGATGACCCGTAGCTGGACCAAGGTCAAGTCGGGCAAGTAA
- the potA gene encoding polyamine ABC transporter ATP-binding protein has protein sequence MAVASGAYKKALEGDQQPKQVLVKIDRVTKKFDETVAVDDVSLEIKKGEIFALLGGSGSGKSTLLRMLAGFERPTEGRIFLDGVDITDMPPYERPINMMFQSYALFPHMTVAQNIAFGLQQDRMPRSEIDARVAEMLKLVHMTQYAKRKPHQLSGGQRQRVALARSLAKRPKLLLLDEPMGALDKKLRSQMQLELVEIIERVGVTCVMVTHDQEEAMTMAQRIAIMHLGWIAQIGSPIDIYETPTSRLVCEFIGNVNLFEGEVVDDAEGHAVIASPELERKIYVGHGVTTSVEDKRITYALRPEKLLVTTEQPTCEHNWSRGKVHDIAYLGGHSVFYVELPGGKIVQSFVANAERQGTRPTWDDQVYVWWEDDSGVVLRS, from the coding sequence ATGGCAGTTGCCTCCGGTGCCTATAAGAAAGCCCTCGAGGGCGACCAGCAACCTAAACAGGTGCTGGTCAAAATCGACCGGGTCACGAAAAAGTTCGACGAAACGGTCGCCGTGGACGATGTGTCCCTGGAAATCAAGAAGGGCGAGATCTTCGCCCTGCTCGGTGGTTCCGGTTCGGGCAAATCCACCTTGCTGCGCATGCTCGCCGGCTTCGAACGGCCCACCGAAGGGCGCATTTTCCTCGATGGCGTAGACATCACCGATATGCCGCCCTACGAGCGGCCGATCAACATGATGTTCCAGTCGTACGCATTGTTCCCGCACATGACCGTGGCGCAGAACATCGCCTTCGGCCTGCAGCAGGACCGCATGCCCAGGTCTGAGATCGACGCCCGCGTGGCCGAGATGCTCAAGCTGGTGCACATGACCCAGTACGCCAAGCGCAAGCCGCACCAGCTCTCCGGTGGCCAGCGTCAGCGTGTGGCCCTGGCCCGTTCGTTGGCCAAGCGGCCAAAACTGCTGCTGCTCGATGAGCCGATGGGCGCGCTGGACAAGAAGCTGCGCTCGCAGATGCAACTGGAGCTGGTGGAGATCATCGAGCGGGTCGGCGTGACCTGTGTGATGGTGACCCACGATCAGGAAGAGGCCATGACCATGGCCCAGCGCATCGCCATCATGCACCTGGGCTGGATTGCCCAGATCGGCAGCCCGATCGACATCTATGAAACCCCGACCAGCCGCCTGGTTTGCGAGTTCATCGGCAACGTCAACCTGTTCGAGGGCGAAGTGGTCGACGATGCCGAAGGCCACGCGGTGATCGCCAGCCCCGAGCTTGAGCGCAAGATCTACGTCGGCCACGGTGTCACCACTTCGGTGGAAGACAAGCGCATCACCTACGCCCTGCGCCCGGAAAAACTGCTGGTGACCACCGAGCAGCCGACCTGCGAGCACAACTGGTCGCGCGGCAAGGTCCACGACATCGCCTACCTGGGTGGCCATTCGGTGTTCTACGTCGAGCTGCCTGGCGGCAAGATCGTCCAGTCGTTCGTTGCCAACGCCGAGCGCCAGGGCACCCGGCCGACCTGGGACGACCAGGTCTACGTCTGGTGGGAGGATGACAGCGGCGTGGTACTGCGCTCATGA
- a CDS encoding ABC transporter permease subunit has translation MNARKLKRAFNRIKPEGRHVVIGVPFIWLFLFFMLPFFIVLKISFAEADVAIPPYTEIYSYVEDKVQLVLNLANYGLLTEDELYISAYLGSLKMAFVSTLLCLLIGYPMAYAIANARKETQTVLLLLIMMPTWTAILIRVYAWMGILSNNGLLNALLLWLGWIDQPLQILNTNLAVYIGVVYSYLPFMILPLYANLVKHDQSLLEAASDLGSSTFNSFWKITVPLSKNGIIAGCMLVFIPVVGEFVIPELLGGPETLMIGKVLWQEFFNNRDWPVASALAVVMLAILIVPILLFNRSQAKEMEGRA, from the coding sequence ATGAACGCCCGCAAGCTCAAGCGAGCCTTCAACCGAATAAAGCCCGAGGGGCGCCATGTGGTGATCGGCGTGCCGTTCATCTGGCTGTTCCTGTTCTTCATGCTGCCGTTCTTCATCGTTCTGAAGATCAGCTTCGCCGAAGCCGACGTGGCGATCCCGCCGTACACCGAGATCTACAGCTACGTCGAAGACAAGGTGCAGCTGGTGCTCAACCTGGCCAACTATGGCCTGTTGACCGAAGACGAACTGTACATCTCGGCGTACCTGGGGTCGTTGAAGATGGCCTTCGTCAGCACGCTGCTGTGCCTGCTGATCGGCTATCCGATGGCCTACGCCATCGCCAACGCCCGCAAGGAAACCCAGACGGTACTGTTGCTGCTGATCATGATGCCGACCTGGACCGCAATCCTGATCCGCGTCTATGCCTGGATGGGCATCCTCAGCAACAACGGCCTGCTCAACGCCCTGCTGCTGTGGCTGGGCTGGATCGATCAGCCGTTGCAGATCCTCAACACCAACCTTGCGGTGTATATCGGCGTGGTCTATTCGTACCTGCCGTTCATGATCCTGCCGCTCTACGCCAACCTGGTGAAGCATGACCAGAGCCTGCTTGAAGCCGCCTCGGACCTGGGTTCGAGCACCTTCAACAGCTTCTGGAAAATCACCGTGCCGCTGTCGAAGAACGGCATCATCGCCGGCTGCATGCTGGTGTTCATTCCGGTGGTGGGCGAGTTCGTCATTCCTGAGCTGCTTGGCGGCCCGGAAACCCTGATGATCGGTAAAGTGCTCTGGCAAGAGTTCTTCAACAACCGTGACTGGCCGGTGGCCTCTGCCCTGGCGGTAGTGATGCTGGCGATCCTGATCGTACCGATCCTGCTCTTCAACCGTAGTCAGGCCAAAGAGATGGAGGGCAGGGCATGA